Sequence from the candidate division KSB1 bacterium genome:
ACATACACATCTCCTCTCAAACTTATCAAATCGACACCGATCGCCCGATCGATATTTCAATTCCATTGAACTTTCATGGCGAGCAGCCCAATGCTTACGGTGTGCCCCATGCTACAGCCAAAACTTACGAAGATGGAAATTTCATTGGGGATACGAGGAGAGGCGGCAGTTGTAATTTCGAGGAATACAAACTCGTTCCGCATTGCAACGGCACGCACACCGAATCTGTCGGCCATCTGGCATTCGACAGAATCTCAATTCATGGGGTTTTGCAGAATAGTATGTTTCCGGCTACATTAATTTCTCTAGAGCCGGTAGATGCTCTCGGCTCTGGAGACTCTTGCCGCCATAAAAAAAATAAAGAGGACAAACTCATTACTCGCGATGGACTAACCAAAGCGATTGAGGATCACTCAAAAGAATTTCTGGAAGCGTTCATCATTC
This genomic interval carries:
- a CDS encoding cyclase family protein produces the protein MRLDIHISSQTYQIDTDRPIDISIPLNFHGEQPNAYGVPHATAKTYEDGNFIGDTRRGGSCNFEEYKLVPHCNGTHTESVGHLAFDRISIHGVLQNSMFPATLISLEPVDALGSGDSCRHKKNKEDKLITRDGLTKAIEDHSKEFLEAFIIRTLPNDISKMSRQYMEEPPPYFSIEAMQLIVDLGVQHLLVDLPSVDRPLDEGKMTTHHIFWGVPEESHEVDPKNHSKKTITEMIYVANEVEDGQYFLNLQIPNFVADAAPSRPVLYKLR